In the genome of Salana multivorans, the window AACGCCCACGCGACCAGCGGCGCGCGCTCGGGGTCCACGGTCACAGTGCGGACCTCGCGGCCTTAGGGGTCGCGTTCGCGGACGTTGATGTACCCGAGTGGGGCCTTGGACACGGTGCCGCCGGCGGCGGCTTTCTGCTGGAGTCCCTTGGTGACCTCGCCGGCGAGGTTACGGGAGTAGAACTCCGCAATGGTGGACATGATGCCGTGCAGCAGCATCCCGGTCGGGGTCTCGTCAATGTTCTCGGTGACCGACACCAGCGTCACCCCGGCCTGGCGCAGCGCGAGGTGGATCGCCACGTCGTCGGCGCGGTTGCGGGCGAGCCGGTCGAGCTTGTGGACGATGCACAGATCGACCCGGTTGCTCTTGATGTAGGCGAGCATCCGTTGCAGGTCGGGACGGCGGGCGTTGGTGGCGGTCTCCCCGGCGTCGATGAACTCCTCCACGATCACCGCGCCGGCCTCGGCGGCGGCGCGGCGGATCGCGTCGCGCTGGGCGGGGATGGAGAAGCCTTCCTCGAACCCGCCGCGCTCGGCCTGTTCCTTGGTGGAGACCCGGATGTAGGCGATGGCGCGCTGCGCGTCGTTCAGGCCGTCGCCGGTGATCGGTGTGGTGGCGGGGGCTTCGGCGGTTGTAGGAGTTTGGGTGGCGGTGGGCATGGTGCTCGTTCCTCTCAGGCGGTCGCCTGCCCTCCGCGGTGATCCCGCGAGCGCCAGTTGAGAGAAAGAGCATGACCGGCGATGCCGGTCAAGTAAGCCACCGATGATGCCGGTGGACCCGAAGCGACTGATTGCGCCCTCGAAGGGCAACACCACCATTCTACCGGCTGGTGTCGCGACGATCCAGGTCCGGCGCGGCGGGTTCGTCGCTGGCGGGGTGGAGGCCGAGCGGGTCGGTCATCGCCATGTCCACGATGACCCGCGCCAGCAGTTCCAGGTCGGGTTCGCGGCGGGGCGTGACGACGACGCGCAGGCCGCGTTCGCTCTCGGGGCGCCGGTTGGTCTTGCGCTCGTAGTTGCGGACCATCAGTTCGCACCGCCGGCGTAGAACTCGTCCTCGGCCTGTTGGCGGTCGGCCACGTCATCGAGCACCCATTGCACGAAGTCCTGGTCACGGTGGGCGATGATCGTGTCCTCCACCTGCTCGGCGGGGTCCTCGCCGGGCCAGGTGGTCTGTCGGGTGGGACGGTCGCGGTCGATGCGGGTGCCGGAGGCGGCGACCCAATCGCGTAGCCGCTGGCGGGCGTCGGCGAAGTCGCGGTGCCAGCCCAACGGCGCGGACCCGTTCTGCTCGGGGTCGTAGGCGCACAGCCAGTGCAGGTGCAGCGCGGACAGCTCCCACACCAGCTCGGAGTGCCGGCGCCAGAACGGCGGCACAACGCTCGCCGGGAGCCCGTAGGTGCGGCGCAGCCAGTTCACCCAGGCGTTGAGCTCCAGCCACTCGGTCTCGGCCTCGTCGGCGGTCAGCAGGTTCCAGTTGATCGGGTGCGGCGGCTCGGGCAGCAGGCCATCGTCGGCCGGCGGCGTGGGGTCATCAGGCTCGATGTCCTCGAAGTCGGGCTCGCCGGCCTCGTCGGGGTCGGGTGGGAACGGTGGGGTCAGGCCCTGCCTGCCCCGGATGCTGTTCCTCGACCCCGACTTCCGCGGCACCTTCCAGGACTGGGATGCCGAGGCCAGGAAGTACGTCGCCTATCTGCGGCTGCTCAGCGGCAAGCATCCCGACGACCCGCACCTGACCGAACTCGTCGGCGAGCTCTGCATGAGAGATGAGGGCTTCGCGGCGATGTGGGCATCCGGCCGGGTAGGCGAATGCACCGCC includes:
- a CDS encoding recombinase family protein — encoded protein: MPTATQTPTTAEAPATTPITGDGLNDAQRAIAYIRVSTKEQAERGGFEEGFSIPAQRDAIRRAAAEAGAVIVEEFIDAGETATNARRPDLQRMLAYIKSNRVDLCIVHKLDRLARNRADDVAIHLALRQAGVTLVSVTENIDETPTGMLLHGIMSTIAEFYSRNLAGEVTKGLQQKAAAGGTVSKAPLGYINVRERDP